The DNA segment TTGGGTATTTAACTCATGTTGACAACAAGGGACACTTAAAATTACTTTCGCTCCCCATTTTACAGCGCGAGCAAGTGCCATATCCGTGGCAACATCACATGCGTGAAGCGTTACGACCATATCAACAGACGTTTCTTCGTTGTAGTCATTAATATCCCCAACTAAAAATTCAAGATGTTCATACTTCAAATCAATAGCGATTTGTTGACACTCTTCAATAACTTCTTTTTTCAAATCGAGCCCAGTGACACGAATATCTAAACCTTTTTCAATGTGTAAATAATGATAGAGCGCGAAAGTTAAATATGACTTACCAGAACCAAAATCTAAAATTCGAACGGGCCGGTCCTTCGGAAGATAGTCGAGTGCATCATCAATAAACTCAACAAAGCGGTTAATTTGACGAAACTTATCATGCTTTTGCTTTTTAACTTTGCCATCAGGTGTTTGAACACCTAAGCGAATTAAAAAGGGATAGGCTGTTTCTTCGTCCAACAAATAGTTTTTCTTTCGGTTATGAGAAAGATTTACCACTTTTTGAGATTGCACAAGATCTGATTTCCATAACACTTTGAATTTTTTTGATAGTTGAATATGTACTTTCTCTTCTTGAAATTCAGCTTGTACTTGTCTGTACTGCTTCAACAAATGATTTAACTTTTCACTCGCCAATTCGAGTTGAAGATTTTCGTGTTTTAATATGCGTTCGTACTGATATTCAAACTGAATATGGTATATACCTTTTAATTCAATCGGCTTGATTTTTACACGTTTTACTTCATCTGAATTAGCACGAGGTTGACTTATTGTTGCAGATATCAACTGCTTGTTGTTAATTAATTCAGTTAATTGGATAATCATTTCTTGATATTCCATAAGGTTCGCCTTCTTTTTAAGTTTCTTTTCGCTATTTTAACACATTCACTACGTCTAACTTATAATTTGAGATTTCATTTGCATGTGACTTGACCAGAACACAAAAGAAAACTAAGACTAGTTTCATTATGTCCATAAACGCTTAATTATGCTCTTGTTATTGGTAATCGTGATTTGATAAATATCTGGATTACTAAGTGATTTCCAATCTATAAACCCAATTGAACTGTCAAAATGTTTTAAAATAAGACTTAATAAATTACCGTGTGTAACAAATATACAATTGCCCGATGCTTCTTTTACAACTTCAATAGCACGGTCAGTAGCTTCGCGACTAGACTCTCCACCAATAAATTTCAAGTTGAAATCTGTAAAGGTTTTTTCAAGAAGCTCAAGCCAGTCTGGTAAATCGGACGTGCTCAATATTCTTTCTGCTAACCGGTTATCGATAATGAGCGAAAGGTTTTTTTCGTGTGCAGTTGGACTTATTGAATCCTGAGCTCGAATAAAAGGACTCG comes from the Paenisporosarcina antarctica genome and includes:
- a CDS encoding class I SAM-dependent methyltransferase → MEYQEMIIQLTELINNKQLISATISQPRANSDEVKRVKIKPIELKGIYHIQFEYQYERILKHENLQLELASEKLNHLLKQYRQVQAEFQEEKVHIQLSKKFKVLWKSDLVQSQKVVNLSHNRKKNYLLDEETAYPFLIRLGVQTPDGKVKKQKHDKFRQINRFVEFIDDALDYLPKDRPVRILDFGSGKSYLTFALYHYLHIEKGLDIRVTGLDLKKEVIEECQQIAIDLKYEHLEFLVGDINDYNEETSVDMVVTLHACDVATDMALARAVKWGAKVILSVPCCQHELNTQLNSPTLDLMLQHGLVKERFAALATDSIRAELLKLVGYEAQLLEFIDMEHTPKNILIRAYFTGKKTTSEEQVKYRAFVDFLQVKPFLENELKDYL
- a CDS encoding histidine phosphatase family protein yields the protein MKTLYFVRHCSSTGQISEASLTELGHQQAQELASFFKDIQIDHIISSPFIRAQDSISPTAHEKNLSLIIDNRLAERILSTSDLPDWLELLEKTFTDFNLKFIGGESSREATDRAIEVVKEASGNCIFVTHGNLLSLILKHFDSSIGFIDWKSLSNPDIYQITITNNKSIIKRLWT